A section of the Oenanthe melanoleuca isolate GR-GAL-2019-014 chromosome 6, OMel1.0, whole genome shotgun sequence genome encodes:
- the SLC18A2 gene encoding synaptic vesicular amine transporter — protein sequence MAWGELGLLRWLRESRQSRKLILLIVFIALLLDNMLLTVVVPIIPSYLYSIEHEKNATEIQTTKPNLPSATMDHFQSIFSYYDNSTMVTGNESDKTQPGELHQTQTEQMVVTVTPSPSDCPKDDKELLNENVRVGLLFASKATVQLMTNPFIGPLTNRIGYQIPLFAGFCIMFVSTIMFAFSGSYALLFIARSLQGVGSSCSSVAGMGLLATVYTDDEERGNAMGIALGGLAMGVLVGPPFGSVMYEFVGKSSPFLVLAALALFDGAVQLLVLQPSRTQAESQKGTPLLTLLKDPYIIIAAGSICFANMAIAMLEPALPIWMMETMCSKKWQLGVAFLPASISYLIGTNLFGILAHKIGRWLCALLGMLIVGISILCVPFAKNIYGLIAPTFGVGFAIGMVDSSMMPIMGYLVDLRHVSVYGSVYAIADVAFCMGFAIGPSAGGAIAKAIGFPWLMTIIGIVDIIFAPLCFFLRSPPAKEEKMAILMDHNCPVKTKMYTQNNIQSYPIGEEEEEYESDE from the exons tgcCAATAATTCCCAGTTACCTTTACAGCATCGAACACGAgaaaaatgccacagaaatCCAGACTACCAAGCCTAACCTACCCTCAGCAACCATGGACCATTTTCAGAGCATCTTCTCCTACTATGACAATTCCACCATGGTCACTGGAAATGAATCTGACAAGacacagcctggagagctgcatcAGACCCAGACTGAGCAAATGGTTGTCACTGTGACTCCTTCCCCCTCTGACTGCCCCAAGGATGACAAGGAGCTGCTGAATGAGAATGTCAGAGTGGGTCTCTTGTTTGCTTCAAAGGCAACAGTGCAGCTGATGACCAACCCCTTCATAGGGCCCCTGACAAACAG AATAGGCTACCAGATTCCACTGTTTGCTGGCTTCTGCATCATGTTTGTTTCAACAATCA tgtttgccTTCTCTGGAAGCTATGCACTACTATTTATTGCCAGGTCCCTTCAAGGAGTGGGTTCCTCATGTTCTTCTGTGGCAG GGATGGGTCTGCTTGCCACTGTTTATACGGATGATGAAGAGAGAGGCAACGCCATGGGAATTGCACTTGGAGGCCTGGCTATGGGAGTGTTAG TGGGCCCCCCTTTTGGGAGTGTCATGTACGAGTTTGTGGGGAAGAGCTCTCctttcctggtgctggcagccctggctctgtttGATGGAG CTGTTCAGTTGCTTGTTCTGCAGCCCTCCAGAACACAGGCAGAA agcCAGAAGGGGACACCTTTACTGACACTTTTGAAAGACCCATATATCATTATTGCAGCAG GATCAATCTGTTTTGCAAACATGGCTATTGCTATGCTTGAACCAGCTTTACCCATCTGGATGATGGAAACCATGTGCTCAAAAAAGTGGCAGCTGG GTGTCGCTTTTCTCCCAGCTAGCATCTCTTATCTCATTGGGACAAATCTTTTTGGGATACTTGCACACAAAATTGGAAG GTGGCTTTGTGCTTTGCTCGGGATGCTAATCGTGGGAATAAGTATTTTATGT GTCCCCTTTGCTAAAAACATTTATGGGCTCATAGCACCAACTTTTGGAGTTGGATTTGCCATAG GGATGGTGGACTCCTCCATGATGCCAATCATGGGCTACCTGGTGGACCTGCGCCACGTCTCAGTCTATGGCAGTGTGTATGCAATAGCTGACGTTGCCTTCTGCATGGGCTTTGCCATAG GTCCCTCTGCTGGCGGTGCCATTGCCAAGGCCATTGGATTCCCATGGCTCATGACAATTATAGGAATTGTGGATATCATCTTTGCTCCCCTGTGCTTTTTCCTTCGAAGTCCACCTgccaaagaggagaaaatg GCAATTCTCATGGATCACAACTGtcctgtgaaaacaaaaatgtacaCCCAGAACAACATCCAGTCCTACCCCATAggtgaagaagaggaggaataTGAAAGTGATGAATAA